One window from the genome of Gemella haemolysans ATCC 10379 encodes:
- a CDS encoding RDD family protein, whose protein sequence is MVKKIKKNRSYSYNDRNIKPTLSDISGPIEEPLLDVNGETASIVKRFFAYLIDLAIYLPIAFVFQYMTATLRAQGGAENERNALYMTISIVIFAVLLYGYLPHKWQGQTIGKKLFKVRIVPTDNKKIEFSRYLIREFLIKVTIGWAAVPVSALFWLYETYILKRKDSIMLYDRLLNMRVVAATEQAKVEKIKEDKEK, encoded by the coding sequence ATGGTAAAAAAGATTAAAAAAAATAGATCATATAGCTATAATGACAGGAATATTAAGCCGACATTAAGTGATATCTCAGGACCAATAGAAGAGCCGTTGTTAGATGTGAATGGAGAAACAGCGTCAATCGTTAAACGTTTCTTTGCCTATCTAATAGACTTAGCAATTTATCTACCAATAGCTTTTGTGTTTCAATATATGACTGCGACATTACGAGCTCAAGGTGGAGCAGAAAATGAAAGAAATGCACTGTATATGACGATTTCAATAGTTATTTTTGCAGTTCTTTTATATGGATACCTACCGCATAAATGGCAAGGTCAAACAATTGGAAAAAAATTATTCAAAGTAAGAATAGTTCCAACTGATAACAAGAAAATTGAATTTTCTAGATATTTAATTAGAGAATTCTTAATTAAAGTTACAATAGGTTGGGCAGCAGTCCCAGTTTCAGCATTATTCTGGTTATATGAAACGTATATACTTAAACGTAAAGATTCGATAATGTTATACGATAGACTATTGAATATGCGAGTTGTAGCAGCTACAGAACAAGCAAAAGTAGAAAAAATAAAAGAAGATAAAGAAAAATAA
- a CDS encoding YebC/PmpR family DNA-binding transcriptional regulator yields the protein MGRKWNNIKEKKAAKDANTSKIYAKFGREIYQAAKTGEPDPESNRNLKVVLERAKTYRVPKNIIDRAIEKAKGGSEENYDELRYEGFGVSGTMVIIDTLTNNVNRTAAEVRTALGKNGGNLGVTGSVNYMFDNTAVIGVEGKSADELLEILMEADIDARDIIEEDELTLVYGEPENFHEIQEALKAAGIEEFEVAEISMIPQNEVTLSEEDKAKFERMLEMLDDCEDVQQVYHNVDLEA from the coding sequence ATGGGTCGTAAATGGAATAATATTAAAGAAAAAAAAGCGGCAAAAGACGCTAACACTAGTAAGATTTATGCTAAGTTTGGACGTGAAATCTACCAAGCAGCAAAAACTGGAGAACCAGATCCAGAAAGTAACAGAAATCTAAAAGTAGTTTTAGAAAGAGCGAAAACTTACCGTGTTCCTAAAAATATTATTGACCGTGCTATTGAAAAAGCAAAAGGTGGAAGTGAAGAGAACTACGATGAATTACGCTATGAAGGTTTTGGTGTAAGTGGAACAATGGTTATCATCGATACTCTTACAAACAATGTTAACCGTACAGCTGCTGAAGTACGTACAGCATTAGGTAAAAACGGAGGTAACTTAGGTGTTACTGGTTCTGTTAACTACATGTTTGACAACACTGCAGTAATCGGTGTTGAAGGTAAAAGTGCTGATGAATTATTAGAAATCCTTATGGAAGCAGATATCGATGCTCGTGATATTATCGAAGAAGATGAATTAACACTAGTATACGGTGAACCAGAAAACTTCCACGAAATCCAAGAAGCGCTAAAAGCTGCTGGAATCGAAGAGTTTGAAGTTGCTGAGATTTCAATGATTCCTCAAAATGAAGTAACATTAAGCGAAGAAGATAAAGCTAAATTTGAAAGAATGTTAGAAATGCTTGATGATTGTGAAGATGTTCAACAAGTATACCACAACGTTGACTTAGAAGCCTAG
- a CDS encoding mucin-binding protein: MIKKQHKININQRDNRFSIRKFNVGVASIAVSSVAIAGVMFLGNTNLAYAGEGDSGFNRTGTGDSTVVDAQEFVMVTHEKPGGVVEDVAILKSKFSESLDQLKKDYPGFTATNLQLVGKNKYKITYVPVTTTNKPSSTTESVATNQTQPTVENRVSLQGNLVGKQTEYNVGEQIISTFRLDVSAPSKLEDGSYILVNLPANEPITDVQLGTALKVEKVNDTQYKIYTGEVPSGSYASFNISYKFDKYRTGRNSQTTITAQVVDKTGTAITPATSTTARVTNTNKSGYASIHVDSESGARDLALFNTNAPGDSIDETKNKELVLKLTTFNKETSAVNKIVHEVTLPTGAVLSQASINDGWTQEGTIARYTRTITDAKPVFDQGNNTSDDTLRINMRQAGTLEEFLKGKEFTFTDNVIYTDKSGETNTSQGTTSLVVKAVNPYENNGGGATPNAAGAQPPLVINNFTNEQNYENRVNIAIPGINTETDDKRIIVFWRSVDTPTKVKEVELTIDSDFDQKRSLEFYGIWNKNGAYAAWYAPDDLGTSNTFEVYTVNGTTETKLGEISFKKNGGTSIDLPEGTTKVVIKPKGEMNFTSNTLSQAGIYLHQNLKGLEKAKQMVAEGKEPKSIVTARVSTQDTDVVNTSISKTILADARTALKLTPRTGKVETVLAGNKTQSLSSGIEAYDYSPSGLGNRVYSTYTSHGATTDKSLTYLGAKNAKIIVELPDGFSYAGNSPFVTVDENYQNTGKRVLVIDPKDSNTRENVTPNLEFNVAQWVQTGSYRLKYTLVWDESRFLHGLNPNDEFDGDKTIINTTTFTYEIPVSNTSGTRLHVDVTDKNDQREGYTTSLQNLAPKTDVTYRFTLSNTDNSKLANNEVLVTLPKKGDKNIVDTNIARNSAFDVEATGEAIAPAGWTAYYLTSPINGNANEVAAATTLTANQVTDWSKVTAVKFVSNPGTTLNPGLSNEFLVPARISKDAKDTQVAYISAAAKTNAEKIYNEANVASVNIKIENIKNGAVKIAYEDMQGNTIKPTITAIEKRAYTKDYNVDTEEYRPDEFTYNGIAYRYMKVKETSAPVEGVINSEEITVTYVYDTLYKDEVETKTITRTIKYVDASNETTEVSPKVVQTVTLTRTNKRNKVTNTLEEGTWTPGSWKEQVSPTVEKYGTPDKASVSLVEVTPTMEDTEVVVKYPQAKEDEVETKVITRIINYLEKGTNKVLKDPMVQSVTLTRIKTTNKVTGKVIYGEWNKGNWSEVTPESIANYKAPSIARVEATEVTSTTENEKVDVYYEADIKPEPKPEPKPEPKPEPKPEPKPEPKPEPKPEPKPEPKPEPKPEPKPEPKPEPKPEPKPEPKPEPKPEPKPEPKPEPKLEPKPEPKQKDVLVKQGTRELANTGEKTTGFGALGLISLVAAEVARRKKQN; encoded by the coding sequence ATGATAAAAAAACAACATAAGATTAACATTAACCAGAGAGATAATAGATTTAGTATTAGGAAATTTAATGTTGGGGTTGCTAGTATAGCTGTATCTTCTGTGGCGATAGCAGGGGTGATGTTTCTTGGAAATACTAATCTAGCCTATGCAGGAGAAGGTGATTCAGGTTTTAATAGAACGGGAACGGGAGACTCGACAGTAGTAGATGCACAAGAGTTTGTAATGGTGACTCATGAGAAACCGGGTGGCGTAGTAGAGGATGTAGCTATTTTAAAATCGAAATTTTCAGAAAGTCTTGATCAATTAAAGAAAGATTATCCTGGATTTACTGCGACAAATTTACAACTTGTTGGAAAAAATAAATATAAAATTACATATGTACCGGTTACTACAACAAATAAACCAAGTTCAACAACAGAATCTGTAGCTACTAATCAAACACAACCAACAGTTGAAAATAGAGTCAGTTTACAAGGTAATTTAGTTGGAAAACAAACAGAATATAATGTAGGTGAACAAATTATCTCAACATTTAGATTAGATGTGTCTGCACCTTCGAAATTAGAGGATGGGTCTTATATTTTAGTAAATTTACCAGCTAACGAACCGATTACTGATGTACAACTTGGGACTGCTTTAAAAGTTGAAAAAGTAAATGATACACAATATAAAATTTATACTGGAGAAGTTCCAAGTGGTTCGTATGCTAGCTTTAATATAAGTTATAAGTTTGATAAATATAGAACGGGACGTAATTCACAAACTACAATTACAGCTCAGGTAGTTGATAAGACTGGTACGGCTATTACACCAGCTACTTCTACAACAGCTAGAGTAACTAATACAAATAAGAGTGGATATGCTAGTATTCATGTAGACAGTGAAAGTGGAGCTAGAGATTTAGCTTTATTTAACACAAATGCGCCGGGTGATTCTATTGATGAAACTAAGAATAAAGAATTAGTTTTAAAATTAACTACTTTTAATAAAGAGACTTCAGCGGTAAATAAAATTGTTCATGAAGTAACGTTACCAACTGGTGCAGTTTTATCTCAAGCATCTATAAATGATGGTTGGACTCAAGAGGGGACTATCGCTCGCTATACAAGAACAATAACAGATGCGAAGCCTGTGTTTGATCAAGGGAATAATACTAGTGATGATACGCTTCGTATTAATATGCGCCAAGCAGGTACATTAGAAGAGTTTTTAAAAGGAAAAGAATTTACATTTACAGACAATGTAATTTATACAGATAAATCAGGGGAAACAAATACAAGCCAAGGAACAACTTCACTAGTAGTAAAAGCTGTTAATCCATATGAGAATAACGGGGGAGGAGCAACACCAAATGCAGCAGGAGCGCAACCCCCATTAGTGATTAATAACTTTACTAATGAACAGAATTATGAAAATAGAGTGAATATTGCAATTCCTGGAATTAATACGGAAACAGATGATAAGAGAATTATAGTTTTCTGGAGAAGTGTTGATACTCCGACAAAAGTTAAGGAAGTTGAATTAACCATTGATAGTGATTTTGATCAAAAGAGATCTCTCGAGTTTTATGGTATTTGGAATAAGAATGGGGCTTACGCTGCTTGGTATGCACCAGATGACTTAGGAACTAGCAATACGTTTGAAGTATATACGGTAAATGGGACAACGGAAACGAAGTTAGGAGAAATTTCCTTTAAGAAAAACGGTGGAACTTCTATAGATTTACCAGAAGGAACAACTAAGGTCGTAATAAAACCAAAAGGTGAGATGAATTTTACAAGTAATACATTAAGCCAAGCAGGTATTTATTTACATCAAAACTTAAAAGGCTTAGAAAAAGCTAAACAGATGGTAGCGGAAGGAAAAGAACCGAAGAGTATTGTTACTGCACGAGTTTCAACTCAAGATACAGATGTGGTCAATACAAGTATTTCTAAAACGATTTTAGCAGATGCTAGAACAGCTTTAAAATTGACACCAAGAACTGGGAAGGTAGAAACGGTTCTAGCAGGGAACAAAACACAATCATTAAGTTCTGGAATAGAAGCTTATGATTACTCACCTTCAGGTTTAGGAAATCGTGTATATAGTACATATACTTCACATGGTGCTACTACAGATAAGAGCTTAACTTATCTTGGTGCGAAAAATGCTAAAATTATTGTTGAATTACCGGATGGATTTAGTTATGCAGGGAATAGTCCATTTGTAACTGTAGATGAAAATTATCAAAATACTGGTAAACGTGTATTGGTTATTGATCCAAAAGATTCAAATACTCGTGAGAATGTAACTCCAAATTTAGAGTTTAATGTAGCGCAGTGGGTTCAAACAGGTAGTTATCGTTTGAAATACACATTAGTTTGGGATGAAAGTAGATTCCTACATGGATTAAATCCTAATGATGAGTTTGATGGAGATAAGACAATTATCAATACAACAACTTTCACTTATGAAATTCCTGTAAGTAATACATCAGGGACACGATTACATGTAGATGTAACCGATAAAAATGATCAACGAGAAGGGTATACAACTTCGTTACAGAATTTAGCTCCGAAAACAGATGTGACATACCGTTTTACATTATCAAATACAGATAATTCAAAATTAGCAAATAATGAAGTACTTGTGACATTACCTAAAAAAGGGGATAAGAATATTGTTGATACAAATATAGCCCGTAATTCTGCATTTGATGTGGAGGCTACAGGAGAAGCAATAGCACCTGCAGGATGGACTGCATACTACTTAACTTCTCCGATTAATGGAAATGCTAATGAAGTTGCTGCAGCAACAACTTTAACAGCAAATCAAGTTACAGATTGGAGTAAGGTTACAGCAGTTAAGTTTGTTTCTAATCCAGGGACAACTTTAAATCCAGGATTGTCAAATGAATTTTTAGTACCAGCAAGAATTTCTAAAGATGCAAAGGATACACAGGTAGCTTATATTTCAGCAGCAGCAAAAACAAATGCAGAAAAAATATATAATGAGGCGAATGTAGCTTCTGTTAATATTAAAATAGAAAACATAAAAAATGGAGCTGTTAAAATTGCATATGAAGATATGCAAGGGAATACGATTAAACCAACAATAACAGCTATCGAAAAAAGAGCTTATACAAAAGATTATAATGTAGATACAGAAGAATATCGTCCTGATGAATTTACATATAATGGAATAGCGTATAGATATATGAAAGTTAAAGAAACATCTGCTCCAGTTGAAGGTGTTATTAATAGCGAAGAAATTACTGTAACTTATGTTTATGATACTTTGTACAAAGATGAAGTAGAAACAAAAACCATCACACGTACAATTAAGTATGTAGATGCAAGCAACGAAACTACAGAAGTCTCACCAAAAGTAGTACAAACGGTGACACTAACAAGAACAAACAAACGAAACAAAGTAACAAATACACTTGAAGAAGGAACGTGGACACCAGGAAGTTGGAAAGAGCAAGTCTCACCAACAGTAGAAAAATATGGAACACCAGATAAAGCAAGTGTGTCGTTAGTAGAAGTAACACCAACAATGGAAGATACAGAAGTAGTAGTGAAGTATCCACAAGCAAAAGAAGACGAAGTGGAAACAAAAGTAATCACAAGAATAATCAACTACCTAGAAAAAGGTACGAACAAAGTCTTGAAAGACCCAATGGTACAAAGTGTGACGTTAACAAGAATCAAAACAACAAACAAAGTCACTGGAAAAGTTATATATGGAGAGTGGAACAAAGGTAACTGGTCAGAAGTAACACCAGAATCAATAGCAAACTACAAAGCACCAAGTATAGCAAGAGTAGAAGCGACAGAAGTAACATCAACAACAGAAAATGAAAAAGTAGATGTGTACTATGAAGCAGATATAAAACCAGAGCCGAAACCAGAGCCGAAGCCAGAGCCGAAACCAGAGCCGAAGCCAGAGCCGAAACCGGAGCCGAAGCCAGAGCCGAAGCCGGAGCCGAAGCCAGAACCGAAGCCAGAGCCGAAGCCAGAACCGAAACCGGAGCCGAAGCCAGAGCCGAAACCAGAGCCGAAACCAGAGCCGAAGCCAGAACCGAAACCGGAGCCGAAACCAGAACCGAAGCCAGAGCCGAAGCTAGAACCGAAACCGGAACCAAAACAGAAAGATGTGTTAGTGAAGCAAGGAACAAGGGAGTTGGCTAATACAGGGGAAAAAACTACTGGGTTTGGAGCTTTAGGATTAATATCGTTAGTAGCTGCAGAGGTAGCTAGACGTAAAAAACAAAACTAA
- a CDS encoding glycine cleavage system protein H translates to MKKLAKALWIEKNEGVYIVGPTAELQDDVGTVGFVEFSKNEKLAKDDVILRLEASKTVLDVNAPLAGDVVEYNKKAEEEPTVLNSADPKESWIVKLTNVDEVEFNKLPDYK, encoded by the coding sequence ATGAAAAAATTAGCAAAAGCGTTATGGATTGAAAAGAACGAAGGAGTTTACATTGTTGGACCAACAGCTGAATTACAAGATGACGTTGGTACTGTAGGATTCGTAGAATTTTCAAAAAATGAAAAATTAGCAAAAGATGATGTTATCTTACGTTTAGAAGCATCAAAAACTGTATTAGACGTTAACGCGCCATTAGCTGGTGATGTAGTAGAATACAACAAAAAAGCTGAAGAAGAGCCAACTGTATTAAACTCAGCTGATCCAAAAGAATCTTGGATTGTTAAATTAACAAACGTTGATGAAGTTGAATTTAACAAATTACCAGACTACAAATAA
- a CDS encoding lipoate--protein ligase — MYLIEPIRNGQYIYDGAVALAIQVHVLNKLNLDEDIIFPYCCKPKVQIGLFQNAEKEINHEYMKGHGITLVRRDTGGGTVFLDEGAVNICLIMNGDSNVYGNFKKFYEPAVNILHDLGVSEVEQTGRNDLVVDGKKVSGAAMTLVNGKIYGGYTLLLDVNYDAMVNVLTPNRKKIESKGIDSVRSRVTGLREYLDEKYRDLSVVDFKDLYLCRLFNCEKLEDIKRYELTEEDWQEIDELLSKKYQNWDWNYGKSPRYNYNRDARLGIGTIEFNLEVEAGRITKAKIYGDFFGKGNVGDIEEKLIGVRVKEEDLLGVLEGIDLGYYFGRVEAQELVDLILS; from the coding sequence ATGTATTTAATAGAGCCGATAAGAAATGGACAATATATTTATGATGGAGCAGTAGCTTTAGCTATACAAGTACATGTTTTGAATAAATTGAACTTAGATGAAGATATAATATTTCCTTATTGTTGCAAACCAAAGGTGCAGATTGGACTTTTTCAAAATGCCGAAAAAGAGATTAACCATGAGTACATGAAAGGTCACGGGATAACACTTGTTAGACGTGATACAGGTGGAGGAACAGTATTTTTAGATGAGGGGGCTGTGAATATCTGCCTTATTATGAACGGTGATAGTAATGTTTATGGTAATTTTAAAAAATTCTATGAACCTGCGGTAAATATTCTACATGATTTAGGTGTGAGTGAGGTTGAACAAACAGGGCGAAATGACCTTGTTGTTGATGGAAAGAAAGTTAGTGGAGCTGCCATGACTCTTGTTAATGGTAAAATTTATGGGGGATATACGCTACTTCTAGATGTTAATTATGATGCGATGGTAAATGTACTAACACCTAATCGTAAGAAAATTGAGTCGAAAGGAATTGATTCGGTACGAAGTAGAGTTACAGGTCTTAGAGAGTATTTAGATGAGAAATATAGAGATTTATCTGTAGTAGATTTCAAAGACTTATACTTATGCCGCTTGTTTAATTGTGAAAAACTCGAAGACATAAAACGTTATGAACTTACAGAAGAAGATTGGCAAGAAATCGATGAGTTGCTTTCTAAGAAATATCAAAACTGGGATTGGAATTACGGAAAATCACCACGTTATAATTATAACAGAGATGCTCGTCTTGGAATTGGGACTATTGAGTTTAATCTGGAAGTAGAAGCGGGACGAATCACAAAAGCTAAGATTTATGGAGATTTTTTCGGAAAAGGTAATGTCGGGGATATTGAGGAAAAACTAATAGGAGTAAGGGTAAAAGAAGAAGATTTACTAGGAGTATTAGAAGGTATCGATTTAGGCTATTATTTTGGAAGAGTAGAGGCGCAAGAATTAGTAGATTTGATATTGAGTTAA
- a CDS encoding NADH-dependent flavin oxidoreductase encodes MEKLLTPIKLANGVQLENRFVLSPMTTNSSTKDGIITKEDLDYALRRAKSAPLQVTGAAYVDVDGQLFEFGFGAHDDSCIPGLTKMAAAMQDAGAKVILQLTYSGAGANYYGVNHKVYGPSKLKLHLPFEHEVEELSHVMINVIKQKYKDATRRAIRAGFAGIEISTAQKLMLQTFFSTVSNKRHDEYGVDSLENRARFILEVFEEVYEVIKNEAPKDFILGYRATPEETRGAIIGYTVEEFNQLTDWILERVPLSYIAIASWGQNIYLNKVRAEGPNEGRLINEVVHEHLAGRVPLMATGGINSIEKSREAIMHAEMVGLSSVFVAEPDFVAKFQENREEDINLDVSVEDIKRLAIPKAAFKDIVLMMDYGKSLPQHTRDEFRKLEENY; translated from the coding sequence ATGGAAAAATTATTAACTCCCATAAAACTAGCAAACGGTGTGCAGTTAGAAAATAGGTTCGTACTGTCACCGATGACGACTAATTCTTCTACAAAAGATGGAATTATCACAAAAGAGGACTTGGATTATGCATTAAGACGCGCCAAGTCAGCGCCATTGCAGGTAACAGGTGCGGCTTATGTCGATGTTGATGGACAGTTGTTCGAGTTTGGTTTCGGTGCACATGATGATAGTTGTATTCCAGGACTTACTAAGATGGCAGCTGCGATGCAAGACGCTGGAGCGAAGGTTATTTTGCAATTGACTTATTCGGGTGCGGGTGCTAATTACTACGGGGTAAATCATAAGGTTTATGGTCCTAGTAAGTTAAAGTTGCATCTTCCATTTGAACATGAGGTAGAAGAGTTGTCTCATGTTATGATCAATGTGATTAAACAAAAATACAAAGATGCTACGAGAAGAGCGATACGTGCAGGTTTTGCAGGAATAGAAATATCAACAGCACAAAAGCTAATGCTACAGACGTTTTTCTCAACAGTATCGAATAAACGCCATGATGAATATGGTGTAGATTCACTAGAAAATAGAGCTCGATTCATCCTTGAAGTTTTTGAAGAGGTGTATGAAGTTATAAAAAACGAAGCACCTAAGGATTTTATTCTAGGGTATAGAGCAACTCCAGAAGAGACACGTGGTGCGATAATCGGTTATACTGTTGAAGAGTTCAATCAACTCACTGATTGGATATTAGAAAGAGTGCCGTTATCTTACATTGCGATAGCGAGCTGGGGACAAAATATTTATCTAAATAAAGTTCGTGCGGAAGGTCCTAATGAAGGTCGTTTGATTAACGAAGTAGTCCATGAACATCTAGCAGGACGTGTTCCGCTAATGGCTACGGGTGGAATCAATAGTATAGAAAAAAGCCGTGAAGCTATTATGCATGCTGAGATGGTAGGTTTGTCTAGTGTTTTTGTTGCTGAACCGGACTTTGTAGCTAAATTCCAAGAAAATCGTGAGGAAGATATTAATCTAGATGTAAGTGTGGAGGATATCAAAAGACTAGCGATTCCCAAAGCTGCGTTTAAAGATATCGTGCTTATGATGGATTACGGAAAGAGTCTGCCACAACACACGAGAGATGAATTTAGAAAATTAGAAGAAAATTACTAA
- a CDS encoding lipoate--protein ligase: protein MYLIEPIRNGKYLPDGALVMAMQVYVLNNIDIDETVIFPYYCEPKVEIGLFQNAETEVNHEYMKEKDIILVRRDTGGGAVYVDNGAVNVCFLMPGDTDVYGNYKKFYQPAVDVLHSLGATEVEQRGRNDLTARGKKVSGAAMTLVRGKIYGGYSLLLDVNYEAMVNALTPNRKKIESKGIESVRARVMGMRELLKPEYQNVTIDEFKDLVICGLMGIEDIKDAKRYELTDEDWAAIEKLADEKYRNWDWNYGKSPRYNYNRDAHLAIGTVDFSLEVEEGRITKAKIYGDFFGKGNVRDVEEKLIGVRVKEEDLLEALGSIDLAFYFGNVEAKELVDLILS from the coding sequence ATGTATTTAATAGAACCAATTAGAAACGGAAAATATTTACCAGATGGAGCGCTAGTAATGGCGATGCAAGTTTACGTACTTAACAACATCGATATCGATGAGACTGTAATCTTCCCATATTACTGTGAACCAAAAGTAGAAATCGGATTATTCCAAAATGCCGAAACTGAAGTAAACCATGAATATATGAAAGAAAAAGATATAATCCTAGTTCGTCGTGATACAGGTGGTGGAGCTGTATACGTTGATAACGGTGCTGTTAACGTATGTTTCTTAATGCCTGGTGATACTGATGTATACGGAAACTACAAAAAATTCTATCAACCAGCAGTAGATGTACTTCACAGCTTAGGAGCTACAGAAGTTGAACAAAGAGGTCGTAATGATTTAACTGCTCGTGGTAAAAAAGTAAGTGGAGCTGCGATGACATTAGTACGTGGTAAAATCTACGGAGGATATTCATTACTTCTTGATGTAAATTACGAAGCGATGGTTAATGCTTTAACACCAAACCGTAAAAAAATTGAATCAAAAGGTATTGAATCAGTAAGAGCACGTGTAATGGGTATGCGCGAATTATTAAAACCTGAATACCAAAATGTAACAATCGATGAGTTCAAAGACTTAGTTATTTGTGGATTAATGGGCATCGAAGATATTAAAGATGCGAAAAGATATGAACTTACTGATGAAGATTGGGCTGCAATTGAAAAACTTGCAGATGAAAAATACCGTAACTGGGATTGGAACTACGGAAAATCACCACGTTATAACTACAACCGTGATGCTCACCTTGCGATTGGAACAGTTGATTTCAGCTTAGAAGTTGAAGAAGGACGTATTACAAAAGCGAAAATCTATGGAGACTTCTTCGGAAAAGGTAACGTACGTGACGTAGAAGAAAAACTTATCGGAGTAAGGGTAAAAGAAGAAGACTTACTAGAAGCTCTAGGAAGTATTGATTTAGCATTCTACTTTGGTAATGTAGAAGCTAAAGAATTAGTAGACTTAATCTTAAGCTAG
- a CDS encoding SIR2 family NAD-dependent protein deacylase, with amino-acid sequence MTWKAIELEENNAEKLAQLIDEAEAIVIGIGAGMSAADGFTYIGERFTSNFKDFVEKYKFLDMLQASLFDFPSSQEYWAFQSRFVLLNYFDQPVGDSYLALKNILKDKNYHIITTNADNAFDVAGYDMDKVFHIQGKYGLMQCSKHCHAKTYQDEALMRRLAVEQENMEVDYRSIPLCPECGAPLEVNKRNAEKGMVEDPIFFEHLDKYNEFLENNRDKKTLFIEIGVGFTTPQFIKYPFYRELDKNPNALMITMNQKKYQFPERIASRVLWFNQNSKDLTLDVEELLKK; translated from the coding sequence ATGACTTGGAAGGCGATAGAGTTAGAAGAAAACAATGCCGAAAAACTAGCACAGCTAATAGATGAAGCCGAGGCGATAGTCATAGGAATAGGGGCTGGAATGTCAGCTGCGGATGGTTTTACTTATATTGGAGAGAGATTTACGAGTAACTTTAAAGATTTTGTAGAAAAATATAAGTTTTTAGATATGTTACAGGCGAGTTTGTTTGATTTTCCGAGTTCACAGGAATATTGGGCGTTTCAAAGTCGTTTCGTCTTGTTAAATTACTTTGATCAACCTGTTGGTGATAGTTATCTAGCGTTGAAAAATATTCTAAAGGATAAAAATTACCATATTATTACGACAAATGCCGATAATGCCTTTGATGTTGCGGGTTATGATATGGATAAAGTCTTTCATATTCAAGGAAAGTACGGGCTTATGCAGTGTAGCAAACATTGTCATGCGAAGACATACCAAGATGAAGCGTTAATGCGTAGATTGGCTGTAGAACAGGAAAATATGGAAGTTGACTACAGGTCTATTCCACTATGTCCAGAATGTGGTGCACCGCTTGAGGTTAATAAGCGGAATGCTGAAAAAGGAATGGTAGAAGACCCAATCTTTTTCGAACATCTAGATAAATACAATGAATTTTTAGAAAATAATCGTGATAAGAAAACATTATTTATTGAAATAGGAGTAGGATTTACGACACCTCAGTTTATAAAATATCCATTTTATAGAGAGCTTGATAAAAATCCTAATGCGTTAATGATTACTATGAACCAGAAGAAATATCAATTTCCAGAAAGGATTGCTTCTAGAGTATTGTGGTTTAACCAAAATAGTAAGGATTTAACGTTAGATGTGGAAGAGTTATTGAAAAAATAA